One Burkholderia sp. 9120 genomic window, GCTGGTCTTCAGGAAGGTGATGTCGGCTTCGGCGGCGTCGGTGAAATGATCGGCCACCGGCGTCTGCTCGCTCACGTAACGCGACACGAAGCCCGCGTTCCTGTCTTGCGAGTAGTTCGCGCCGGTTTCGCGCAGCGGATGCAGCGCGAGATAAAACGTGAATTCGTTGATGCCGTCGGGCAACGTGTCCAGCGCGATGGGCGGCGGCAACTCGTCGGCTTGCGGCGCCGAGTAGAGCGCGCCGTCCGGAAACACCAGCGACAGTTCGCTCAGGCGCAGCACGTTGCTGCCGATCGCGTCGCGGTCGAAGCGCGCCGAACGCACGCCCCAGTTGTACGGCTGGATCGCCTGGATCGATTCGAACAGGCGCGCCTCGTGATAGGCGTCCTGACGCTGAAAATGCTGAGGCCTCAGAAACAGGCCTTCCCCCCAAAGCACTTTTGCGGAATAACTCATCTCAAACCTGTTATATGCGTTCAGCGTGTGGCGTGCCCGGACATTACCGATTCGAGCGCCGCATTGTTAATTGTGTAGAAACTGTTAAATCGTATTTGCACGGCATCTTTATCCGCAACTCACCGAAGAAAGCATATTCAGCGGCTGCGCGGGCAATCCCTGTTCCGGCGGGATCACGGTGCCGTTGGTCACGGTCATTGCACAGTTATGCAGGCCGATCATTATGCCGGATTTCTCCGACTTCGCCGGGTCGAAGGCGAATTTCCAGCGTTGCATGGCCGGATCGCGGAATAGAGCGACGATACCGAATGCCTGCGCTTCACGCGAGACTTTTTCGGTAACGGTGTAGCGCTGCCCCGGGATCAGTGTTACTTCACGCACGCCCAGCAAATCGCCGCCGAGCGTAGTCTTTTCCTTACTCGGATCGGTAAATGCGTCAAATGGCGCCTGCTGGAATGAGGTGGGGTCTTTCAGCACATAAAGCCGCACGACCAGCGCCAATGGCCGGTTGTCGGTCGCGGCATTCAGATTCGGCGCGGCGTATAAGGTCAGGCCGACATTGCGCGGCGGCTTCTGCGCGTCAGGCAGTTCCGGCTTGCCGAGGCCGCTGGCCTGCAGCACCGCGTTGGCGGCCGCGCCCAGCACCGGCACAGCGGCCGCGCAACCGCCCAGAAGCGCGCAGGCGGCGGCGCTCGCAATCAATAACGATGCATGGCGAACAAAACCCGAATTCATATACATCGACCGGCTTGGCGCCGCCCCCCGTCAATACATCAATAACGAAATCAATCCGGCTATTTGCAACAACGCGAATCCACGCATTGCCGCTTTATGCAAACTGCATGTGTTGCCGGTTGGTAGCTTGTTTGCCGCCAGCCAGTGGAAATTTTTTCCGCTTTCGACAATAACGCTATTGCACCAGGAAACAATTTCTGCATGTTTCGTTTAAATGATCCGTATGCATTTTTTTTGTGCAATGCTTCTTCACACGAAAGTTGAATTATCGAAAATTGGCCTGTACTATACCCGCGCACTTGAAGCAAAGCAAAACTCCGGTTTCTCCTTGAATTAAAAAATTCGCACGTCGGTGAAAAACGATGAATGAGCGTCTGTTAGTAAAACTATCTGGGGTTGTGTTGGCATGCGGCGTGATGGCCGGTTGCGCGACACAGGGCGACAACGTGGCGGCCACACCCGAGGCTTTTAATAAGCAACTCGCGGACGCCGATACGGTCGCGAAGGGTGGCGATCAGGATCGCGCCATCCTGCTTTATCAGCAATTGTCCAAATCCGATCCGACGCGTGAAGAACCGTGGTCGCGCATTGCGCAGATCCAGTTCACGCAAGGTCATTACGGTCAGGCGATCGTCGCCGCGCAGGAAGCGCTCCAGCGCGACCAGACCGACCGTCAGGCGAAGAGCGTGCTGGCGGTGGCCGGCTTGCGCGTCGCCACGCAATCGCTCGGCGAATTGCGTCAGGACGCGTCGCTCGCGGGCGACGCGAAGTCCGACGCGCAGGCGCTCGCCAAGCAACTGCGCGACACGCTCGGCGAGGCCACGCTGTTCCCGCCCGATCCGAACGACAAGCCGGTCGTGAAGAAGAAAAAGTACGTTCGCCATGTGCCGAAGGGCAAGCCGGCGGAAGCGGCCGAAGCGAACAACAGCGCCGCGGCTCCGGCCGCCACGCCGGCGGCGCCTGCCGCTCCGGCAGCGCCGGCAGCACCCGCCAAAGCCGCACAAAGCGGCGGCGCGTCCGA contains:
- the tssJ gene encoding type VI secretion system lipoprotein TssJ; translation: MNSGFVRHASLLIASAAACALLGGCAAAVPVLGAAANAVLQASGLGKPELPDAQKPPRNVGLTLYAAPNLNAATDNRPLALVVRLYVLKDPTSFQQAPFDAFTDPSKEKTTLGGDLLGVREVTLIPGQRYTVTEKVSREAQAFGIVALFRDPAMQRWKFAFDPAKSEKSGIMIGLHNCAMTVTNGTVIPPEQGLPAQPLNMLSSVSCG
- a CDS encoding tetratricopeptide repeat protein translates to MNERLLVKLSGVVLACGVMAGCATQGDNVAATPEAFNKQLADADTVAKGGDQDRAILLYQQLSKSDPTREEPWSRIAQIQFTQGHYGQAIVAAQEALQRDQTDRQAKSVLAVAGLRVATQSLGELRQDASLAGDAKSDAQALAKQLRDTLGEATLFPPDPNDKPVVKKKKYVRHVPKGKPAEAAEANNSAAAPAATPAAPAAPAAPAAPAKAAQSGGASDPFSALR